From the genome of Candidatus Goldiibacteriota bacterium HGW-Goldbacteria-1, one region includes:
- a CDS encoding DNA polymerase I codes for MGTFYIADGNSFAYRAFFGMPPLTTADGMEVHAVYGFYNMLLRIIKDKKPDCFCIAFDYPGRTYRNEMFPGYKEKRQKMPDSLKIQMKLIKQIAAAGKIPLLEEQGYEADDLIASAAHDAEKKKMKVTVLTGDKDLIQIVNKNISILRIGRDGETILTPESVKLKMGIEPHQIIDVLSLMGDSADNIPGVKGIGEKTAYALVKEYDSIDGIIKNAKKIKPERAKKLILAGIEEMKISRQLITLNTDKTPLEKINFKSEECTVCSMDTAALDKEFIKYNFKSLVSGGQVKQEVKAQKKSVNITSFDEIKKELTAADTVSVFFGGEENVEIAAVSDGKKYWHMFGSSYTGLPEYLKGKKIITNSAKGIFRDSALDDKENIFDVMLASYLVDPERNFKDAAGVFSEYLGGTFLSFDELAGRGAKKIMIELAEKENIDKYVFSLCAHAEDLAFELGKKMKKASLSSMYSGIELPLSRVLAVMEKEGLKIDRKFLQQLIKDTEKEIAASEKTIYKLTGEEFNINSPKQLSVILFEKLKLKTQKKTKTGYSTDVEVLSNLEDAHPAVAEILKYRSLTKLKGGFLDVILSFMNRDDKIFPSYNQTVAATGRLSSSNPNIQNIPVRSEEAKAIRKIFIPLGAGETVLKADYSQIELRIMAHVSNDKKLIDAFKKGEDIHTITGCEVFEVSKEKLTHEQRRFAKTINFGIIYGMSPYGLAKQLKISNYEASEYIDKFFANFPGVKKYQQDTIASARENGYVETLMGRRRYFKDINSANRTVRELSERAAINAPIQGTAADIIKKAMIDIQSELENKKMKTKMILQVHDELVFSVPEKETSAARAMAVKLMEGAADLTVPVTVTVGTGENWFECG; via the coding sequence ATGGGAACTTTTTATATAGCTGACGGCAACTCTTTTGCTTACAGGGCGTTTTTTGGAATGCCGCCTTTGACCACGGCGGACGGCATGGAAGTCCACGCGGTTTATGGATTCTACAATATGCTGCTTAGGATAATAAAAGATAAAAAACCGGACTGCTTCTGCATAGCGTTTGATTACCCGGGCAGGACTTACAGAAATGAAATGTTTCCGGGATATAAAGAAAAGCGCCAGAAGATGCCGGATTCCTTAAAAATACAGATGAAACTGATAAAGCAAATAGCGGCAGCGGGAAAGATTCCGCTTCTGGAAGAGCAGGGTTATGAAGCGGATGATTTAATTGCGTCAGCCGCGCATGACGCTGAAAAGAAAAAAATGAAAGTGACGGTTTTAACCGGGGATAAAGACCTTATACAGATTGTAAATAAGAATATAAGTATCTTAAGGATTGGCAGGGACGGCGAAACTATTCTGACTCCCGAATCTGTAAAACTTAAAATGGGAATAGAGCCGCACCAGATAATAGATGTATTATCGCTTATGGGCGATTCCGCGGATAATATTCCGGGCGTAAAAGGCATAGGCGAAAAGACGGCGTACGCGCTGGTAAAAGAATATGATTCCATTGACGGCATCATAAAAAACGCGAAAAAAATCAAGCCGGAGCGCGCTAAAAAGCTTATCCTTGCCGGCATTGAAGAAATGAAAATAAGCAGGCAGTTAATAACGCTTAATACCGACAAAACACCCCTTGAAAAAATTAATTTTAAAAGCGAAGAATGTACGGTGTGTTCAATGGATACGGCAGCCCTTGACAAAGAGTTTATAAAATATAATTTTAAATCGCTTGTATCGGGCGGGCAGGTAAAACAAGAGGTAAAGGCGCAGAAGAAATCCGTAAATATAACTTCTTTTGATGAGATAAAAAAAGAACTTACTGCCGCTGATACTGTTTCTGTTTTTTTTGGCGGGGAAGAAAACGTGGAAATAGCCGCGGTGTCAGACGGCAAAAAATACTGGCATATGTTCGGTTCTTCATATACCGGATTGCCTGAATACTTAAAAGGAAAAAAAATAATAACCAATTCCGCCAAGGGCATATTCAGGGATTCGGCGCTTGATGATAAAGAAAATATCTTTGACGTAATGCTGGCGTCTTATCTTGTGGACCCGGAAAGAAACTTTAAGGATGCCGCAGGTGTATTTTCGGAGTATCTTGGCGGTACTTTTCTTTCTTTTGATGAACTTGCAGGCAGGGGCGCAAAAAAGATAATGATAGAACTGGCAGAAAAAGAGAATATAGACAAATATGTTTTTTCGCTGTGCGCCCACGCTGAAGACCTTGCTTTTGAACTTGGCAAAAAAATGAAAAAAGCTTCCTTAAGTTCCATGTATTCGGGGATAGAACTTCCGCTGTCGCGCGTGCTGGCGGTTATGGAAAAAGAGGGGCTTAAAATAGACAGAAAGTTTCTGCAGCAGCTTATCAAGGATACAGAAAAAGAGATAGCCGCTTCAGAAAAAACAATTTATAAACTTACCGGTGAGGAGTTTAATATAAATTCGCCCAAACAGCTTTCTGTGATATTGTTTGAAAAACTTAAGTTAAAAACACAGAAGAAAACAAAGACAGGCTATTCCACGGATGTTGAAGTGCTGTCAAACCTTGAAGACGCGCATCCGGCAGTGGCTGAAATTTTAAAGTACAGGTCTTTGACCAAGTTAAAAGGCGGCTTTCTTGATGTCATACTGTCTTTTATGAACCGCGATGACAAAATATTCCCGTCTTATAATCAGACTGTCGCGGCAACCGGCAGGCTGTCATCAAGTAATCCGAATATACAGAATATTCCGGTAAGAAGCGAAGAGGCAAAAGCTATCAGAAAAATATTCATCCCGCTTGGCGCGGGCGAAACAGTGCTTAAAGCGGACTATTCGCAGATAGAACTGCGCATAATGGCGCATGTATCAAATGACAAAAAACTGATAGACGCGTTTAAAAAAGGCGAGGACATTCACACAATAACAGGCTGCGAAGTTTTTGAAGTTTCCAAAGAAAAACTTACCCATGAACAAAGGCGGTTTGCCAAGACGATTAATTTTGGAATCATTTACGGTATGAGCCCGTACGGGCTTGCCAAGCAGCTTAAGATAAGCAATTATGAAGCGTCTGAATACATAGACAAATTTTTTGCCAACTTCCCGGGTGTGAAAAAATATCAGCAGGACACAATTGCGTCCGCGCGCGAGAACGGCTATGTGGAAACGTTAATGGGAAGGCGCAGGTATTTTAAGGATATTAACAGCGCCAACAGGACTGTAAGGGAACTTTCGGAGCGGGCGGCAATAAACGCGCCTATTCAGGGAACGGCCGCGGATATCATAAAAAAAGCAATGATAGATATTCAAAGTGAACTTGAAAATAAAAAGATGAAGACAAAAATGATACTGCAGGTACATGATGAACTTGTTTTTTCCGTTCCGGAAAAAGAAACATCTGCAGCGCGCGCCATGGCGGTTAAACTTATGGAAGGCGCGGCGGATTTAACAGTACCTGTGACCGTAACGGTGGGTACGGGGGAAAACTGGTTTGAATGCGGATAG
- a CDS encoding tRNA pseudouridine(38-40) synthase TruA, with product MSRKTYKMVLSYDGAKYYGWQRQDKFLTVQGILEHALFKFFGADIKTFGAGRTDAGVHAYGQVVSFSADTSIPAKNFKPILNGLLPDDIRVMSVEDAPAGLNPRYNVKQKLYRYVICNSVQYYAVYNGRSWHIPEKLDVEKLRQAASILTGRHNFFSFSKNGNDTKEYTRTIDSIKVKKNGKWIILDFKGKSFLYNMVRRLTAIIVLYGQGQISAEDIKKMLETQDRALVRNTAPPQGLYLVKITYDKRNVSKRYGSDDEGDE from the coding sequence ATGAGCAGAAAGACGTATAAAATGGTCCTGTCATATGACGGGGCCAAATATTATGGATGGCAGAGGCAGGATAAGTTTCTGACCGTTCAGGGGATACTGGAACACGCGCTGTTTAAGTTTTTCGGCGCGGATATCAAAACGTTCGGAGCGGGAAGGACAGACGCCGGCGTTCACGCTTACGGGCAGGTGGTGTCTTTTTCCGCGGATACTTCAATTCCCGCAAAAAACTTCAAACCAATATTAAACGGACTTCTTCCGGACGACATCCGGGTAATGTCTGTTGAAGACGCGCCGGCAGGCTTAAACCCCCGATATAACGTAAAACAAAAATTGTACAGATATGTCATCTGTAATTCTGTGCAGTATTACGCGGTGTATAACGGCCGCAGCTGGCACATACCTGAAAAACTTGATGTTGAAAAATTACGGCAGGCAGCATCTATTTTAACCGGCAGGCATAACTTTTTTTCCTTTTCCAAAAACGGCAATGACACAAAAGAATACACCCGCACGATAGACTCGATAAAAGTCAAGAAAAACGGGAAGTGGATTATTTTGGATTTTAAAGGTAAAAGTTTTCTTTATAATATGGTCCGCCGCCTTACCGCCATAATTGTCCTTTACGGGCAGGGGCAGATATCGGCGGAGGACATTAAAAAAATGCTTGAGACACAGGACAGGGCGCTTGTAAGAAATACGGCGCCGCCGCAGGGGCTTTATCTGGTGAAAATAACATATGACAAAAGAAACGTTTCAAAACGCTATGGCAGCGATGACGAAGGGGATGAATAA
- a CDS encoding arginine--tRNA ligase has product MAFNDYLKGIFRDCARENFEIELNVDSIKVDKAPVGTHGTYGVNAGFLLSKAIKKSPFDAAAAVAELLKTNKNIVDPQPVKPGYVNFFISPAYYAQQVEMLLSDDSFFCNNTGSGKKINLEFVSANPVGPLVVVSGRAASYGDSLGKLLSMSGYHVVKEDYVNDYGRQMDLFGLSLKERYMELFGTPANIPEGGYLGQYVIELAEKIKAEKGDSLVAEYKDNFDLKDNYFRKIGLEKMIQWQKQTLEKFGVAFDNWFYESELHKSKEVEEAFEKIEKRGLFKEEEGAVWFKTTEFGDDKDRVVKKQDGQFTYFASDIAYMLNKLEKRGFDRVINILGPDHHGYIKRMEAIVQGLGYEKERLDVLILQQVNLMENGEKVKMSKRAGKIAALDDLIDEVGKDAARYFFIMRNYNSHLDFDIELAKEQSDKNPVFYVQYAYARACGILLKIKEAADKDYESKEADFSALEPEEEDILLYMLNMPDVIKEAAARYAPSTLVAAMFELVSKFHSFYNKHRVISETGEVSPKRAVLIKALKKTLETCFDIIGITKRERM; this is encoded by the coding sequence ATGGCATTTAATGATTATTTAAAAGGGATTTTCAGGGATTGCGCGCGGGAAAACTTTGAAATAGAGCTGAATGTTGACTCCATAAAGGTTGATAAAGCGCCTGTTGGCACACACGGTACTTATGGCGTAAATGCGGGCTTTTTGCTCTCAAAAGCCATTAAAAAGAGCCCTTTTGATGCGGCTGCCGCGGTGGCGGAACTGCTTAAAACCAATAAAAACATAGTTGATCCACAGCCGGTAAAGCCGGGTTATGTGAATTTCTTCATCTCTCCGGCATACTATGCACAGCAGGTAGAAATGCTTCTTTCTGATGACAGTTTTTTCTGTAATAACACCGGAAGCGGCAAGAAGATAAACCTTGAATTTGTAAGCGCTAATCCTGTCGGGCCCCTTGTTGTTGTAAGCGGAAGGGCGGCGTCTTATGGCGATTCGCTTGGAAAACTTCTGTCCATGTCAGGATATCATGTTGTAAAAGAAGATTATGTGAATGATTACGGCAGGCAGATGGATTTGTTTGGTTTGTCGCTTAAAGAAAGATACATGGAGCTTTTTGGTACGCCCGCCAATATTCCCGAAGGCGGCTATCTTGGGCAGTATGTAATTGAACTTGCGGAAAAGATAAAAGCGGAAAAGGGCGATTCTCTTGTAGCGGAATATAAAGATAATTTTGACTTAAAGGACAACTACTTCAGAAAGATTGGCCTTGAAAAGATGATACAGTGGCAGAAACAGACACTGGAAAAATTCGGCGTGGCATTTGATAACTGGTTTTACGAATCTGAACTTCATAAAAGCAAAGAAGTGGAAGAGGCTTTTGAAAAAATAGAAAAGCGCGGTTTGTTTAAGGAAGAAGAAGGCGCGGTCTGGTTTAAGACAACAGAGTTCGGCGACGACAAGGACAGGGTTGTAAAAAAGCAGGACGGGCAGTTTACTTATTTTGCAAGCGATATAGCATACATGTTAAACAAGCTGGAAAAGCGCGGCTTTGACCGTGTAATAAATATACTTGGGCCTGACCATCACGGATATATAAAGAGAATGGAAGCCATTGTGCAGGGGCTGGGCTATGAGAAAGAACGGCTGGATGTGCTTATACTGCAGCAGGTTAACCTTATGGAGAACGGCGAAAAAGTAAAGATGAGCAAACGCGCGGGCAAGATTGCGGCGCTGGATGATTTGATTGACGAAGTGGGTAAAGACGCGGCAAGATATTTCTTCATTATGCGTAATTATAATTCGCACCTGGATTTTGATATAGAGCTTGCAAAGGAACAGTCTGACAAAAACCCTGTGTTTTATGTGCAGTACGCTTATGCCAGGGCGTGCGGGATTCTGCTTAAGATAAAAGAGGCGGCAGACAAAGATTATGAATCCAAAGAAGCGGATTTTTCCGCTCTGGAACCTGAAGAAGAGGACATACTGTTGTATATGCTGAATATGCCGGACGTGATAAAAGAAGCGGCGGCCAGGTACGCGCCGTCCACGCTTGTGGCGGCAATGTTTGAACTGGTTTCCAAGTTCCACTCTTTTTACAATAAGCACAGGGTAATATCGGAAACCGGCGAAGTGTCGCCCAAAAGGGCTGTGCTGATAAAGGCGCTTAAGAAAACTCTTGAAACGTGTTTTGATATAATTGGGATAACAAAAAGGGAGAGGATGTAA
- the speB gene encoding agmatinase codes for MKTEKKVNFVGCNDDIAAAEVVLAGIPYDVTSTFRHGSEEGPDSARAYSDSIETFSPDRFDDIADHKIADAGNLVLASQKPEEAVTEMEAYAESFIEKGKKVLYVCGEHLITYPLVKSYFKKHPGLKVVYFDAHADLRDNYDGNKLSHSTPARRICEMIGTENIFMFGIRSFEKQEMAYIRDNRILCDPNMEEFLNVMDTIKNSPVYISIDVDVIDPGFLPGVGTPEAGGLSYKDFLRAVEGFSGLKNIVAADINELSPKYDPMGASSVFVAKMIREMLLVMAGN; via the coding sequence ATGAAAACAGAGAAAAAAGTAAACTTTGTAGGTTGTAATGACGATATAGCCGCGGCCGAAGTGGTGCTTGCGGGAATACCTTATGATGTTACTTCCACTTTCAGGCACGGGTCAGAAGAAGGCCCCGACAGCGCAAGGGCATATTCTGATTCTATAGAGACATTTTCTCCCGACCGTTTTGATGATATCGCCGACCATAAAATTGCCGATGCCGGCAATCTTGTGCTTGCGTCGCAGAAACCCGAAGAAGCGGTAACGGAAATGGAAGCTTACGCCGAATCGTTTATTGAAAAAGGAAAAAAGGTGCTGTATGTATGCGGTGAACACCTTATTACTTATCCTCTTGTAAAATCATATTTTAAGAAACACCCGGGATTAAAGGTTGTATATTTTGACGCGCATGCCGATCTTAGGGACAATTACGACGGCAATAAACTTTCGCATTCAACGCCGGCAAGGCGTATCTGTGAAATGATAGGCACAGAAAATATTTTTATGTTTGGCATCAGGTCATTTGAGAAACAGGAAATGGCTTATATCAGGGACAACAGGATACTCTGCGACCCTAATATGGAAGAATTTCTTAATGTAATGGACACCATAAAAAATTCACCCGTTTATATCTCTATAGATGTTGATGTAATAGACCCCGGATTCTTACCCGGAGTAGGCACGCCCGAAGCCGGCGGTTTGTCTTATAAGGACTTTTTAAGGGCTGTAGAGGGTTTCTCGGGCCTTAAAAACATAGTGGCGGCAGATATCAACGAGCTTTCGCCAAAATATGACCCAATGGGGGCCTCGTCCGTATTTGTCGCGAAAATGATAAGGGAGATGCTCCTTGTCATGGCCGGGAATTAA
- a CDS encoding spermidine synthase (catalyzes the formation of spermidine from putrescine and S-adenosylmethioninamine), which produces MKKITGSKWAHEPWHRTMFSYKIKKKLFEKKTKFQLLEEFETEGCGNLMALDGCFMLTDMEEFVYHDMIVHVPLYSHPNPQDILVIGGGDGGTVREVLRHKTVKRVDFAEIDDEVFKAALKYHKGLVNWVGDKRVNYCFSDGCEFIKNKKKEYDVIIIDSTDPVDIGEGLFTMEFYNNVKEALKPGGCMVAQTEDPFYDAEFLLRGHNKIKNTFKNSAMYLAHIPTYPSGCWSFTFGSDSITPDKIRNKKSGKLNTKYYTPELHMGALALPKFVQDLIKTGKSVIEVKGKKAKNK; this is translated from the coding sequence ATGAAAAAAATAACAGGCAGCAAGTGGGCGCATGAACCATGGCACCGCACTATGTTCAGCTACAAGATAAAGAAAAAACTTTTTGAAAAAAAGACAAAATTTCAGCTGTTAGAAGAGTTTGAAACAGAGGGCTGCGGAAATTTAATGGCGCTTGACGGCTGTTTTATGTTAACCGATATGGAAGAGTTTGTGTATCATGACATGATTGTCCACGTTCCGCTTTACTCACACCCGAATCCGCAGGACATTCTTGTAATAGGCGGCGGAGACGGCGGCACAGTAAGGGAAGTGTTAAGGCATAAAACAGTTAAAAGGGTTGATTTCGCGGAGATTGATGACGAAGTGTTTAAAGCGGCGCTGAAATATCATAAAGGGCTTGTAAACTGGGTGGGCGACAAAAGGGTTAATTACTGTTTTTCTGACGGATGTGAATTCATCAAAAATAAGAAAAAAGAGTACGATGTAATAATTATAGATTCCACGGACCCTGTTGATATCGGCGAAGGGCTTTTCACTATGGAATTTTATAATAACGTAAAGGAAGCTTTAAAGCCCGGCGGCTGTATGGTAGCCCAGACTGAAGACCCGTTTTATGACGCTGAATTCCTTTTAAGAGGGCACAACAAAATTAAAAATACGTTTAAAAACTCGGCAATGTATCTGGCGCACATCCCCACATACCCGTCAGGGTGCTGGAGCTTCACCTTTGGTTCAGATTCAATCACTCCCGACAAAATCAGAAATAAAAAATCAGGAAAGTTAAATACAAAATACTACACGCCCGAACTGCACATGGGCGCGCTTGCCCTGCCTAAGTTTGTGCAGGACCTTATTAAGACGGGCAAAAGCGTCATTGAAGTGAAGGGTAAAAAGGCGAAAAATAAATGA
- the coaE gene encoding dephospho-CoA kinase gives MKKSAVKKIIALTGFTGSGKTVAANFLRKKGFMVIDVDEFVHSIYAPGCALYTALVKRYKKGILAEGLQIDRKKLGEIVFGSRRAYRDFIKLVYPAMNKALLKHINCLDEKVVILDMAVLFESGFYRKADEIIYIKTDINVWNKRVAPFKKKKYRTIKSYQVSFPEPKKIAYSRYIIYNNKTKKDLCLKVLKAVNKISEGFNG, from the coding sequence ATGAAAAAGAGTGCGGTAAAAAAGATAATAGCATTAACGGGTTTTACGGGTTCGGGCAAGACTGTTGCCGCTAATTTTCTGCGTAAAAAAGGCTTTATGGTAATAGATGTGGATGAATTTGTGCATTCCATATACGCGCCGGGGTGCGCTTTATATACTGCGCTTGTGAAAAGGTATAAAAAGGGAATACTTGCAGAAGGCCTGCAGATAGACAGAAAAAAACTTGGGGAAATTGTTTTTGGTTCCCGCCGGGCTTACAGGGATTTTATTAAACTTGTATATCCCGCCATGAATAAAGCGCTTTTAAAACATATAAACTGCCTTGATGAAAAAGTTGTAATCCTGGATATGGCTGTGCTGTTTGAAAGCGGGTTTTACAGAAAAGCGGATGAGATTATATACATAAAGACCGATATAAATGTCTGGAATAAAAGGGTTGCGCCGTTTAAAAAGAAAAAATATAGAACCATAAAATCATATCAGGTTTCATTCCCGGAGCCGAAAAAGATTGCATATAGCAGGTATATAATTTATAATAATAAAACAAAAAAAGACCTTTGCCTAAAGGTGTTAAAGGCGGTAAATAAAATCAGCGAGGGCTTTAATGGATGA
- a CDS encoding arginine decarboxylase, pyruvoyl-dependent, with the protein MAKKKAVAKKKTAVKAVKEVTFGQCGITTTIPDKYYLVAGHDEGMTPLNAFDNALVDAGVGNTNLVRMSSILPPASKLIKPIKLPLGALVPVAYASKVSTIIGEVISAGVAVAIPENPKLNGLIMEYSGAGHKEEIEKIVRSMAEEGMKKRGYKIKEIKSIASQHKVNHTGAAYAAVVLWW; encoded by the coding sequence ATGGCAAAAAAGAAGGCTGTTGCAAAGAAGAAAACTGCTGTTAAAGCCGTAAAAGAAGTAACTTTTGGACAGTGCGGGATAACAACAACAATACCGGATAAATATTACCTTGTGGCCGGACACGACGAAGGTATGACGCCTTTAAATGCTTTTGATAACGCGCTTGTTGACGCGGGCGTAGGCAACACAAACCTTGTAAGAATGAGCTCCATTCTTCCTCCGGCAAGCAAACTTATCAAACCCATAAAACTTCCGCTTGGCGCGCTTGTACCTGTGGCATACGCAAGCAAAGTAAGCACAATTATAGGCGAAGTGATATCAGCCGGTGTTGCCGTGGCCATACCTGAAAACCCCAAATTAAACGGCCTTATCATGGAATATTCCGGCGCGGGGCATAAAGAAGAAATAGAGAAAATTGTGCGCTCGATGGCAGAAGAAGGAATGAAAAAAAGAGGGTATAAAATTAAAGAAATCAAAAGCATAGCTTCACAGCACAAGGTTAACCATACAGGCGCGGCGTACGCGGCTGTTGTATTATGGTGGTAA
- a CDS encoding KamA family radical SAM protein gives MKYITDIGKISGLSEKEKTNLKKVTDKYEFKVNDYYLSLIDWKNKKDPIRRIVIPELLEMDRWGSYDPSKEKSNLVMPGMQHKYRSTALLLVSGTCGSICRFCFRKRIFIKKGEAGCVDINKAAAYIKKHKEITNVLLTGGDPLMLPTKKLSEIIGKLRKVKTVQIIRIGTKMPAYNPDRILKDPSFAAMVRKYSEDERKIYFMVHFNHPRELTPKAIKALNVLIRAGAIMANQTPLLRGINDNVETLAQLLRKLSFMGVPPYYVFQCRPTLANKDFAVPVEEGYRIFEKAKSHCSGLAKRAKFVMSHATGKIEVVGLTEDRIFFKYHRAKLESNSSKFVIAKRNPKAYWFDDYKELIRESRLE, from the coding sequence ATGAAGTACATCACGGATATCGGTAAAATCAGCGGGCTTTCGGAAAAAGAAAAGACAAATCTGAAAAAAGTCACGGATAAGTATGAATTTAAAGTTAATGACTATTATTTATCTCTGATAGACTGGAAAAACAAGAAAGATCCTATACGCAGAATAGTTATTCCTGAACTTCTTGAAATGGACCGATGGGGAAGTTATGACCCTTCAAAAGAAAAATCAAACCTTGTAATGCCCGGCATGCAGCATAAATACAGGTCAACAGCCCTGCTTTTAGTAAGCGGCACCTGCGGCAGTATATGCAGGTTTTGTTTCAGAAAGCGCATATTTATCAAAAAAGGTGAAGCCGGCTGCGTGGATATTAATAAAGCCGCGGCGTACATAAAAAAACATAAGGAAATAACCAATGTGTTATTGACCGGCGGCGATCCGTTAATGTTACCCACAAAAAAATTAAGCGAAATAATAGGCAAGTTAAGAAAGGTTAAAACGGTTCAGATTATAAGGATAGGGACTAAAATGCCGGCTTATAATCCTGACAGAATTTTAAAAGACCCGTCTTTTGCCGCTATGGTCAGAAAATACTCGGAAGACGAAAGAAAGATATATTTTATGGTGCATTTTAACCATCCAAGGGAACTTACACCCAAGGCAATTAAAGCGTTAAATGTACTTATCAGAGCCGGTGCTATAATGGCAAATCAGACCCCGCTGCTTAGGGGAATTAATGATAATGTAGAAACATTGGCACAGCTTTTACGCAAACTTTCTTTTATGGGGGTTCCGCCATATTATGTTTTTCAGTGCAGGCCAACCCTTGCTAATAAAGACTTTGCAGTCCCGGTAGAAGAGGGATACAGGATTTTTGAAAAGGCAAAGTCGCACTGTTCAGGGCTTGCTAAAAGGGCGAAGTTTGTAATGTCACACGCCACAGGAAAGATTGAAGTGGTAGGCTTGACCGAAGACAGGATATTTTTTAAATATCACAGGGCAAAGCTTGAAAGTAACAGTTCAAAATTTGTTATAGCAAAAAGAAACCCCAAAGCTTACTGGTTTGATGATTATAAGGAACTGATAAGGGAATCAAGGCTGGAATAA
- the hflX gene encoding GTPase HflX, with protein sequence MTVNRADKERVLLVKAAEPQQYSAIESDIEEMKGLISAANGTVIDTVIVKRPVISPAFYIGGGKAEEIALNYKDTVDLIVFDGQLKPVQVRNLEKITEKRVIDRTQLILDIFAARAQTSEGKLQVEFAQLNYLLPRLTGHGVSMSRLGGGIGTKGPGETKLETDIRKIRGRIQKIKESLESVKDSRERQRERRRSVPVPQIALVGYTNAGKTMFLNSMTNAGKLSEDKLFATLDPKVKQFRLPAGYRVLFSDTVGFIKNLPTQLVSAFRATLEEVRDADIILHIIDAGDADAVKHKETVNSILREIGAFEGKKIIEVWNKCDLLDGERRKFITSRSSDIYISAKTGEGIERLLAEIEKLVSEDYISAEIDIPHKAAGLAAIFYDEAVVLSRVNTDETLKLKVKCTKRTMERYKKSIQEA encoded by the coding sequence ATGACGGTTAATCGTGCTGATAAAGAACGCGTTCTTCTGGTAAAAGCAGCGGAGCCGCAGCAGTATAGCGCGATAGAATCAGATATAGAAGAGATGAAAGGACTTATAAGCGCCGCGAACGGGACGGTTATTGATACGGTCATCGTAAAACGTCCTGTGATTTCGCCAGCTTTCTATATAGGCGGCGGAAAAGCTGAAGAAATTGCCTTAAATTATAAGGATACTGTTGACCTTATAGTTTTTGACGGACAGTTAAAGCCGGTACAGGTAAGAAACCTGGAAAAGATAACCGAAAAAAGGGTGATAGACAGAACCCAGCTTATTCTGGATATTTTTGCGGCAAGGGCGCAGACAAGCGAAGGCAAACTGCAGGTGGAATTCGCGCAGCTTAACTACCTTCTGCCAAGGCTTACAGGGCACGGCGTTTCAATGTCAAGGCTTGGCGGCGGAATTGGCACCAAAGGCCCGGGTGAAACCAAACTTGAAACAGATATAAGAAAGATACGGGGCAGGATACAGAAAATTAAAGAGAGCCTTGAAAGCGTAAAAGACAGCAGGGAGAGGCAGAGGGAAAGGCGCAGAAGCGTGCCTGTACCGCAGATAGCCCTGGTGGGTTATACAAACGCTGGCAAGACAATGTTCTTAAACAGCATGACAAACGCGGGCAAATTAAGCGAAGACAAACTGTTTGCCACGCTTGACCCCAAAGTTAAACAATTCAGGCTTCCTGCGGGCTACAGGGTGCTTTTCAGCGACACTGTGGGCTTTATTAAGAACCTTCCCACCCAGCTTGTATCCGCTTTTCGGGCCACGCTGGAAGAAGTGCGGGACGCGGACATAATTCTGCACATAATTGACGCCGGCGACGCGGACGCCGTAAAACACAAAGAAACGGTTAATTCCATCCTGCGTGAAATAGGCGCGTTTGAAGGCAAAAAAATAATTGAAGTTTGGAATAAATGCGACCTGCTGGACGGCGAGCGCAGAAAGTTTATAACGTCGCGTTCGTCGGATATTTATATTTCCGCGAAAACAGGCGAGGGCATTGAAAGGTTATTGGCAGAGATAGAAAAACTGGTTTCAGAAGATTATATATCCGCGGAAATTGATATCCCTCATAAAGCGGCGGGGCTTGCCGCGATATTTTATGATGAAGCGGTGGTGCTTTCAAGGGTGAACACGGATGAAACTTTAAAGTTAAAAGTTAAGTGCACCAAAAGGACGATGGAAAGATACAAAAAAAGTATTCAGGAGGCTTAA